GAGCATATAATACAAAAAGCTCTTACTATTTACTCCTGCAGGGTGGGTCAAAATGACAGAATGACATAGTGAATTTTAAAAAAATAAAATTCCAGGTGGGTCAACATCCCAGAATTCGGGCATATCAACCTATGAAATCTCAAAAAAGAGGTGGGTCAACATCCCAGAATTTGATTCACCTTTTAGGTGGGTTATCATTCCAGAATGGTGGGTCAACATAATTCAGAGAAGTGGGTCAACATCCTCCAGAATCTACAATACAATTATGAAAAAAGTACGATTCACCGAGAACCAAATTATCTCCATTCTGAAGAAACAGGAATCAGGCATCTCTATTAAGGATCTGGTCAGGGAAAATGGTGTTAGCGAGGCGACCGTTTACAATTGGAAGGCAAAGTACGGAGGTATGCATTTTAAAATACCATGTATCTTTACAGCCATACACCAAAACACATATTATGGAAAGCAACTCTAATAAACATGGAGATATTAATTTGGGGAATATTCATGGGAATGTTATTTTAAATCAGAATCAAAGCGGAGGTACTATAGCTAATAATATTAATACACGAGGTAATGAGAATTCTACTAAGAATAAAAAAGCAAAAATACGGATATTCACCTGCTTAGGGGGACTTGCATCTACAGTGACCATTCTTGCATATTTTGGGGTGTTTCCATTCAACCAGAAGGATAAAAGCATTACTCCAAAAAATGATAGTATAAAGACAACAATCGTTGAACAAAAAATTAACGGAATTAGCAATTCAGCTGCTACATTGCAACGTAACAATTATCCAAAACAATCAATAAAAATGAGCACAGAAAAAGAAAAAAAAGTAAATAGCGGTATATCCTTGGTAATGTTAGTGGAGATGTAATCATATCACAAGGTCAAACCGGTGGTATCACCGCACATTATAATACCATGTAATTATAATGATTTAATATGTAACGTTATCAACTGTAATTCTTAATCCCAATTTTAAAGTTTTTTGAATGTTTTTCCCAAAATCAAAAACGAAGATGCAGAGACTTATATCTGAACTTGAAGAGACATTCACCAATGTAACACAGGGTAATTATCCACTGGAATGGGATGAAAACCACATCACTTATTCCTTAATGAAGGCCATGCGATCAATGTTTCAAAAGCGTCAAGTGCGGTATAAAGGCTTTACTAAAACTGTTGAATGGTTCTCTTATAAGAATAAAGGCAAATCGGAATCTATTGCAGGTGATATTTCATTAATCGTGAATATTCAGTTTTCCAGCGGGGAAAAGCTAAGAGGAGTTGCTTTCCTCGAAGCCAAAAGAGACAGCAGCAATGACAACTTTGAGTCGATGTCTGTTGACCAGTTGGAAAGAATACATGCAAAAATCCCTTATTCTCATTTGTTGCTATACTTGCATAAAACACAAGAATGGCCTTTAAAATTTCCGGATGAGTCCACATGGAGAAGCAATATGTGGGCATCCCCTAGTAACACCGCTATCCAGATGTTGAAGCAAGTTTCTAAATCGGATAATTGGCGTACCCTTCGTGTCTCATTACCGTTTTCAATGCTCATCACTTCCCGGTATTTTTGGGGCCATGATCTGGATTATAGGGAAGATTCTTACAGACTGGCATTAGAGGGATTGGATGGCATAGCAGCCCCACAGTTTCTTGGAGTGATCAATGTCTATTATGAAGGTCAGACTCCAGATGATACGCGCGTGTCTGATAATTGGGAGCTTATCTAAGCTATTCTTTATAGTATAAAATCAGTGCTGGCAATAAGAAACAAACTGATTGAACCTTAAATTAGATAAGGTTGCTAAGATACCTATTATAGTGACTATCGAAAAACCGAAATAGTTTTGATCTTGCCGTCATTTTAATCTTTATACATTTAAATCAATGGTTCTCCCTTCCATAGTAGGTACCAGTAATATTGTGAGGTACGGCTTAGCATATTTGACCCTTGTTTAAAATTCACCTGTGTAGGCCTTCTATAATCAACGTAAACTTAACCTATTGATAATTAGTGCGAGTTGGTTCGAAAACCTACCACTACTGGGCACTAAAATAGAAAATCCGCTCTAGTAGCGGATTTTCTATTTTTTGACCTATAAATTGATTGTATAAGTCATTTCTAATCAGGACTCAATAGGTTCGATATATCGTATTATCAGGCACTCAGAAAACGTCAGAGATATCATTATCTCCAATGTTTTTATTTAAATAGAATATTATTATTTTCTGAGCTCCATTAAAACGGAATCGAAGTTATAGCACACCTAACCTATCATCAAATTGGCTGCTCATCGTTTCCAGAAATTCTGCAATATATCCGACTGTTTTGTCAATAATCTCCCTCATTTGGTCTATTTCATCTCGAATTTGTTCTTTTGTTAGTGTTGCCAAAAGTGCATCTGTGGCCATTTCATCGTTCTTTATCAATCTGCCCATTTCGTTCCAGTAAACGACCTTCTCGAATACGTTGTTTTCACTTTTACTAGCATGTACCTTTGCATTCCTCTGCTGTACGTAATGCTCCAAATAGTCACTGGCATCTTGCAGAATTTTAGCAGACGCCGTTTCTGAAAGTCTTTTTACAAAAGAATGTGCGTAGCAATACCGCTCATTGATTCCTAGGTTAAAAATGAAATTTCCAAGCTTGCCACATAGATCAAGGGAAGTAGCAAGGCGGATTATAAAATTGTCGTAGTGGTACTTCAAATAACTTTCCGGATCGATTTTATCACTGTATATGGAAGATATTGACTGAAGATCAATATCAAAAAAGACCAACAGAGACTCCAGCTCATCGCTGTAGCTGTTTAATGTAGCTACTCTTTCAAAGACGTTTTTAATGAAGATTTCTTTTGGAGACCCATATTCCGGAAATGGGACTTTGCTTTTTCTTTCTTTAAATATATCATTAATGTGAGCGCTGTAAATTGGTGCAGCTAATGTTAAGACCTTTAAACTGAATTGTGTATTGGAAATTATTTCAGATGTGTTCATAAATTATGCTAAATAATTAAATACTATAGTTTTATGATTTTGATCCTTACTTAAGCTACTCCCAAATGATTTTTTTATACTAAAATAGGAAATTAAGAGACCAATAATTATTCTCTGCCCAAAGATGAATAAAATGTCTCACTCTTATTGCACAGTTACTATTATTTGGGAGGTCGTCACGCCTAGTATTCCTTATTAATAAATAGTCAAACAATTGGCCGAATTCTGCAAAATTGGCCCTCTGTTGACTTCTATCAGTTAATCCGATGTTAAACTCAGAAAAAGTATCAAACACCTAACTGGACATTATTAATCCCCTAACAATCAATAAAAGTTGGCTCGAAAATGCTCCGCTGCTGGGCACAAAGGCAAAACGCCAGAAAGACTATCTCCAACGTTTTTGTTTATCATTGAAAGAACACTGTAACACAGCTAAAGAACGATCACCAACTCCGCTATCTTGGCCGCAACTTCTACCATTGTATCCTCTGAAGTACTAAGACCACTTCGCGAACCAAGCAAGGGACTCACTTCACGTAAAGCTTCATAATTTGTGTTATGCACAATTGGAACAAGTAGATCTCGCGCCAACAGAGCCGAAAGTTCTTTATCAGCAATCCCTTCTCCCTTGAGGCGCTGCAATAGCGAAGGAGTTACCAATACGATACCAATTCGTGACTTCACTAATCCCTTGTCAATTTCCCGAAGCAAAGGTGAACCCAACAAGACGTCTTTTTCACTAAACCAAACAGAGACTCCTTTAGACTCAAGTAGATCGTGAAGCTCTTTAGCAGGACCTTTTCGGTCGTCCCATGCGTGACAAAGAAAAACATCACGAAGCTCTGGCATGCTTGATCGTTTTTCAACATTTTCACGAACAGGTGTGAGTGTGCGCACTTCAGCAGGTGTGTACATAATGGCAGAACCGGCTCGCGACCAACGCGGCTTAGTGTTTTTGGTAATTGCAGTTCCGCTGTTTCGGCTACTGAAGTTCTCAGACGCAGAGTAAGATGATGAATAGGATGAAGGCGAACTATAGCTGCGATAACGATTACCGCATGCGGGGCATTCGGCTGCAGCACTCGCTGTACGATGTCCTCGTACCGGTGCAGTACATCTAGCCATGATGTTAAATTTTAAATTGATGCAATTAATTAATTCCTCAAGCTGTGATGAAGTAAATAACCAGGTTTCTCCAGTATTTACCCAACCATCACGCTGTGATATAAGCTTCATATTTATGGAAACTCCTATTTAATTACCCAGTATTTAATCCTTCGGCTTATGCTTGTGAGGCTTTAAATCAGGATGTTTAGGTTTATTCGGAGGATCGACCCGCCTTCTCTTATCATCTGTACCATTCTGCTTTTGGGGTTTGGGGCCTGGTTTAATTGCTTGAATTTTTTCCATAACAATAATTTCTTTGAGGTCAAAAATTTTAAACGAATTTAGGTATTAAGGTCATACAAAGACAAAATACGAACAGGGGAAAAATCCTGTTTTTAAATGTTGTTCAAATTCCATATAATCTTTAAGTTGCTTATAATCAAAATTAATTGGTTCGAAAACCTTCCGCTGTAGGGTACAAAAGATGAAACCCGCTCTTAGAGCTACCGTCTGGACACATTTTATTTCTATTTTTGAAATAAAAAGGTGCAAAGCAGGCATTTTTACGAGATAAAAGACAAGCGATTAATGAATAGAGGTAACTCCATTCTTAATCGCTTGTTTGCTAATAGTGTACATTCGATTAGACGGTTAGCTAGCAATGATTCAGAAGCCAAAGCCATTTACCGTTTTCTACAAAATGACCATGTCAGTGAAGATGACATCATCAGAAACATGTCCTCCAATTGTGTTAGTTGTGTTGGAAACAGGCCAGTGTTGTGCATTCAGGACACCAGTGATGTAAATCTTTACAATCACAAGAATAGGATAAAAAAGGACGATTATATCGGTACGACAAATGCTGCGACTAATGGTCTTGGGTTTCATATACATCCAGGATTTGTTATAGATGCGGAAAGTTTTATGCCTTATGGGTTTTCCACAATAAAGATTTGGAACAGATCACATGAACAAGCTAAAAAAGATGTGAGCCATCAAAAAAAGATGCTTCCCATAGAGGGTAAGGAATCTTATAGATGGATAGAGAGTTCCCTGAAAAGTAAAAATATTCTACAGTCTGCAAGCGAGATTATTATCATCCAGGACAGAGAAGGTGATATTTATGAACAATTTGCACTTGTTCCTGATTCTAAGACCCACTTGCTTATAAGGGCAAAAACCAATCGGATAGTCCAGGAAAAACAAAAGCTTTTTGAATACCTTGGCAGCCAGCCTTTGCAAGGTTCTTATGAGGTCAAAGTAGAAGGCGATAAAAGAAGAAGTACAACCAAAAGAACAGCAACAATAGAGGTTCGTTTTTCAACAGTAACAATCAGAGGCAATCAATACATCGATAGAAATCTTCCGAGAAATATCACCTTATACGCTATAGAAGCTAAAGAAGTGGGAGATGATATAAAGAACCCCATTCATTGGAGGTTACTGACTACAAAAAAAGTAGAGGATTTACAAACAGCATTGCTTTGCATAGAATGGTATACCTGCCGGTGGGTCATCGAAGAAGTATTTCGAATTTTGAAGAAAGAAGGGTTTAATATTGAAGCGAGTGAATTATCGCAACCCAAAGCCATAAGAAAGTTATGTTTAATGATGCTCGAAACCATCATCAAACTTTTCATTATGCAGATAGCATACTCAATACCTGAAGAATCCTGTCCTCAGAGTTGCTTTTCTGCTGAAGAAATAGTATGTCTGGAACAGCAGATCGAACAGTTAGAAGGCAAAACGGATAAACTAAAAACCCATATACATCTTCCGATCTGAGAAGATATATATGGGCCATAGCCAGATTAGGTGGCTGGAAAGGCTATCTATCTGAACGTAAACCCGGCATCACTACCTTTTGGATGGGGCTGCAGAAATTTACTGCAGTCATGCAAGGCTGGATTCTTTTTAGAGATGTGTCCAGACGGTAGCTCTTAGAGCAGGTTTTTTCGTTTTAGAAGGTGATGTTTTTCGTGCCAAATCACGGATCAAGTTGAATACTTGATCCTATAATTTAGAATGGTCCGGATCAATTAATAATCAATTGACAGATCGAATCGGAGCTATTTCATTTTATTTCTTAGCTGGTTTAATAGTTAAGGAAAAATCTAGTAATTTCCTCTTTAAACTGCTTTAGCTCCAACATTTATTACTAATTAATTGCCCGAATGAAACATCACAACTTTGCAGCCTACAGGCCCGGCACCTTTTCTGTCGATGTAAGCAATCTTACACCGGCAGACAAATTATTTATCCCAGAGGATATGCCGGCCTTTATTCATGAATATTGTCATTATATTCAGGATATATCTACTATCTCAGCCATATTTGGATTTTCCTTGTGGCTACGTGATGTGGTAACACTCACAGGTATTTTCTCAAAAGAAGTAGGCAGAACAATTAGTATCCCACTGACACGTGACTCCTTTGGAGAATCAGTTAACAAATTTCGCAAGTTTTATAATCTGTATTGTGGTGATCCTAACCAGGTCCACAATATAGAATTTGCCTTGCATCCATTTCAAAGGAGAACTGTAGAAGAAAAAGACATCCCATTAGACGGTGAGGTGAGGAAATTTGCTGTTAATATTATTGAGTTCGAAGGTCGGCCTCAGCCATTGTTCTTTGGACTGATAGCTCTCCAAGAGGTACAAGCTTTCTATGCCCAAAAGCTGGCAGAAGAAAAATCAGATCCCAATATACAATTATCGGTTAAAGCTGATAGCTTGCCATCCTTTCCCTATCAATTCGGAGAGCATCTGTTTCAATATTACAACATCACCGCAGATGCACAAACCAAATATGTCCTAATTGACCTCTGTCTCGATACTATACAGGCTCCCACAGTATTCCTGGATGTATTAGAGGAACTAAAAGGCAGCACTATCGAAATCTATAAGAATCTGGAGGTAATGATTGATATTGTCAATGCTACTGCTTTAAAAAGAGGATATTCAAGAGAAGTAGCCCTAACTCAAATACTCCCCGATATTATAAATTGGTCGAAAGGGCCAGGACGGGAACATCTTACTAAGGCACTTGCTTGGTATGCCGATCTGATTACAACTGTCTATAAGATCAAAACACATGAACCATTAATGCAAACCTATTTCTCATGGCCATTTACAGAAAACTGGGAACTTCTAGCCGAATTATTTGATTTTTATCCCCCTCCAATCTATATAAAAGACGGTGAGTTACTTGGGACTAAATCCACACTATCCGATGTCAATGAAAAGTACCAGGAAAATTATGACGCGGCCGAAACCTTTTGGTTCCATAGAGAAATATATGATCTCTTAATAGCTGACAGCATAACGAAAATCAATGAGAAAAGCGAATGCCCTATCTATAATACGTGTCCAGTAAAAGATGTTTTAGACGATCACTACACCTGTAAAACAGCCCCGTGGCAGATAATAAAGGGCAAAGAGAAGTTTCATTGCCCTTACGGAATGGCCGCCCATTCCTTTGGATTATGGCAGAATAATATTGAGATAAATTTCTAATCCGTTTCAATGAAACCTACTTAACTACAATAAGAAAGATGCTTTTAGAATTCACCAGTTAGCTACTCAATACATTCAATTTAATCATAATCAATATTATTTGGTTCGAAAACTTACCACCAGTGGGCACAAAAACAAGGAAATGTCGGAAATATCTCCGACATTTCCTTGTTTTTAATTGCCCCTATTTATCACTTTAGGAGCCTAAATCACAACACTATTCAAACCATATCTTCATACCTTTTACCACATTCTTTGACTCATGAAATGACCCATGCCCCAACCTGCACTACGTGGATTTTTAAACTGTACTTTTTCTAATACAAATACCATATTTCATCTGGCGCATAGATATATTGAATAATAAATTCTCTCCGGGTGCAATACTTGGTAATACAAATCTCCAGCGGTAATATCTTTGCATAATGACAAACCGAGCGAAATAATCCCGGGAATATTCAAATAAATAGCAGGAAAACATTTTCAAATATACAAATGGCTTCCCCCTAATTATCGGTGAAGAATGTCTCCTTTAGATTTCTAAGACGAGTTAGGTTTTATGCTCCCAGGATATCACTTAACAATTTATACCTTAATATGAATTTTTTGGTGAAAAGAAAGCGAAGTTGGAAATTACATTTTCTAATGATTAGTAGTAAGATGTGCATAACGTCTTTTTAATATCGCCGGGAAGCTGGCCGTCCTGCGTTTTACCCCATAGATGATTGTAAAAATCTAGAATAGAACTTAAAATGAACCAGTCCATTTCTCCTGAAAAGTATATTAAAACGCGTGCCAGGACGTTGAAGATAGATCGTTGTCTGGTAAATGCCGATTGGAATAGCAGCAAGTTCGCTCATGTGACCATCATACGAAAGCATACGAATGGGAATTTCACCTTTGCTGGTTACTTGGTTGATTTGTTATGTCTTGGTGTTAAAGATACCTTCTATGGTTTTAACCAGTTAGAGGAGGATATGGCGGAGCTGTCAGAAGCCTATGGGATGGAAAATGAAATGGTAGAAATTGAATACGCCCTGGCACATAACATCATATTTGCAGGAGAGGAGTTTGCATCAGAATACCATATTCCACAGCACCGGGATTTTGTTAATATTACGAAGTATTTACTGGAAGAAGATGATGAAAGAGTTCCTTTGATAGAAATTCATACCGGGGATAAAGATGGATTGCCACACTTAATTGTAACATCTTCAGATAGTTATCCGTCGGCTTTAGCATGCCTGAAAAGGTATGCTGGAGAGGGGAAATATCATTATACCGTGTTAGATAAAGAAGGCTTGATTGAAGATGGTAATTATTTTGGTGAGGACGATGACGCCGAAGAATTGGATGATGATTTCCCGGATTGTCATTTATGGACGAGGGATGATTGGAGGTCATTTATTAGTGACCTCACCCAGGAAAATTATAGGCTGTTTATGCAGGAATTCTCTTATATTTTTTTAATGGCCATCACGAAACCTGGACTGGAAGAGAGGGGGCTGGATATTATTAATGAGCTGTCCATAGCTGATAAGGGGGTAGATTGGAATGAAAACGGGGATGAAAATGAATATATAAAGACGCCGGAAGAGGGAGTAGCCATTGAGAAGATATATAATCAGATTACAAGAAAAGGAGCATCCTCCAAAGAGATAAAGAAAGTTTTATCCACGATCCAGGATTGTATCAAAAAGTGGCCAAACAATCCGCTGTTTAGGAATTATCAGTATAACGCCTATTTACTTTTGAACGATATTGATCGTGCTGAAGCAGAAATTTTTGAAACGTTGAGACTCTTCCCAGACTATCTGGTAGGCAAAACGATATATGCCGATTATCTCATTGCTCACAATCGTATAGATGAAGTACCAGCTGTATTTAATTCTAAAAGATATCTTTTTGAGCTATATAGTTACCGTAGTTCTTTTCATATTAATGAATTTATGCATTTTAATACGTCCTGGCTCTTCTATTATACTTCAAATGAAGACTATGTAATGGCTGACTTTTACACCAGATTATTGGAAATAATACCAGGGGATTTATTAAGGGAGAAGCAGCATAAGTTATTAGAAATGATGGATATACAGCGAACTATGCTTGTGCTGAAATTGGTGAGTAAATCTAAGGAGAATACTGTGGAAATGGATAAATTGATTAGTCTGTTGATAAATGATCTGGCAAGATAAATAATTATAAATATTATTGTCACCAATCAAAGTGATTGACCTGGCTGCCTTGCAATAGCAGGTTTTCCCCCGAATAAATGGCTGTAGCCAATCTGATTGATAATGTCTTGCCTTTATTCTGTGTAACGGGTTGCTTCCCGGTTCTAAAATATCCTTTTATTATTACAATAACCTTGAATCCAAAATTCAATATACATGAAGATAGCTGTGATAGGTGCCCATAAGGTTGGTAAAACGACATTAGCTGAAGAAATCCTGGAGTGTCTTCCCGGATACACCCTTCATATAGAACCATATCATGCTCTCGAAGAATCAGGATACATATTTTCTGATATACCCGATGTTCATGACTTCATTAAACAATTTGAATATTCGGTAAAACAAATCTCAAAATCCGGAGAAAATATAATATTTGATAGATGTCCAATTGATATTCTGGCATATGTCCATGCTATTGATGAAGCCAGGAATATTGAACAATTATTTGAAACCGCTCAAATAGTAATCAATGCAATAGATCTCATTGTGTTCGTTCCTATAGAAGAACCAGATTTAATATCCTGCCAGAAATCAGATTTACCTAAACTTAGATACAGGGTAAATGATATACTTAATGACTGGATATGGCAATTGGATATAAAAACTATTGAAGTTAACGGCGCCTTGTTTAACCGTAGAGATCAGGTAATAAATAAAATAGCTTTCTGAAAATAGCCGCCAACTGGTTCGAAAATGATTCGTTACCGGGCACTTGGCTGGGGCTGACTAAAAAGTAAAATGAAGGCGTTCAGAATTGCGCAAAAGCAATTTCGGCTCCATCACCTACCCGAGAGGGGGTACCCTTTTGGGTCAGCCCCATTGTTTTATGGTTGTTTGATTCTGGTCTCGGGTTGTAATGGATCAAGTTGAATTTCTGGGGGGATTTGTGTGGCAAGGATAAATTTTAGATAACCTGAACAGGAAAAATTCTACATCTCTTACACCTCTCATCGCATTCCTAAACGCTTTAATCTTTGCATTAAATGATTCTGCAGCTGCATTGATGACCCTGTCCACTTCCTGTTGCTGATGGCTACGCCAGAAACATGTATTCACATAATGGTTAGCAGAGCCGAACCTGGCATTCCTACCCGAATCCCGAACAAAATTCTTTTCTGCTTCAGAAGATGTTTGAGTTTTTAACGGATAAATAAAGGATAAAAGCATATTTTATCCGGAATGGAATACGGATGGAAATGAAAAAGCTAAAAACTGAAAAGCCCTCATTAAGGAACATGGGATAGTTTCCAGTTCATTTGGTAACAAATGTGGAGCAATGGCGTGGTGTAGACTTTTCATCTTTGCAGTATTGATAAAACACTTCAAAGATGAAAAGTTACCTATTATTGACCATTGCCATCTTTTACGGGATGGTACTGCATGCACAGGATGGTGTGAAAAGCAGTTTCTGGCATCCTGATCCACCGCATTACAAAGCTAAACAAGCCATTGAAACGGAATCGCTCTTCCCGATGTTTTTTACAGGTGGGTACCACGCCGCCGTAGGATTCCGCTACGATAAATTCCGCGTCAGAGTAAGCGTTATTAATGGTGGCCACTACAATGCAGAACCTGCCGGACTGAAAAACCAAAAAGATGATTTCAAACGATTCTACAAAACATCTCCAGGTATCTTCCTGGGATATAATATCTGGAAGAACCTGGAACTCTATACATTTCTGGAAATGCACACTTTTGCCATTGAACAAAAGTCTACCGGCATTCGCCAGGATATACGGAGCAATGACTTTGGCGGGGGTATCAGCTACCAGTTTTTCTTTAGTAAATACATATACCTGCAACCGGGTCTGCACTTGTATTTGCGGGGCGATAAAACCCGCGATTTCAATGGCGAACAATACACGATACCTAATGCAGATGTTGCCCCGGTCATCCGTATAGGGTTCAGGTTATGGGAAAAACAATAAGATTAATGATGTTATGGCCGTGTATGTTATTCGCTTGTGGCAACTATACACGCAAGAACATGACAACTATAGGTCAATCTTCTCCTGCAATGAAACAGCTATTGTATTATGCCTCATTGGTAGGTAGTTCCACAATACGCAGCCTGCGTAGACCCATTGATAGTTTTACAATATTTAAGTAACTTGATTTAGTCAAATTCGAATAAATAATAATTTCTTCATTTTTCTATAATCTGGTGGCTGTTTTGCAAGAATATCATCTATGATATTTCGTATTGATCGTAATGTTAATTTGAGAACAGATCTTATCAATAAGATGATGTCTTGTGTTGTTACCCAAACCTTTTCTTCATAGCAAAAGAGTTTTTGAGTGTTCAGGAACAGTTGCGCCAACATCACCATAGCCATGTGCTTATGCCAGCTTTGAGCGCTCCGGGTCTGATACTCATTTAGTCCTAACTCTTTTTTACCTTCTCTAAATGATTTTTCAATAAAGAATCGCTTGCACTGCATATAAGCCAACTCTTTTATTGATGCCCCAGGTTTATAGCACAGGCTATATTTAATGGTACCATCAACATCTTTTCTAATTAATAATTGAAGCACCTGACGCTTCTCTGTTAACGGATTGAATATATAAATCTCTCTGCAATGGAACCAGGCAAACAGTTTTTTTCCTTTGCTTTGATGACGTATTTTCATCCACGTCCAATCCTTCTTTTTCAATCCAGACATGTATTTACGGATTGATATAGATTCTCTGTTTGGTCGTGCGTAAACATTTTTAGGTCCTCTTTTTCCTGGTACGCTGACTGGAACTCTCATTTGGAATGCCTCCAGCCAGATCCCATGGCTATCTGGTACATCGGCAACGAATGGTAAACCTATCTTTATCAAATAACACAATAGATTTGCATCTCGGCCATAAAATGCATCAAAGCAGACCCATTTTACCTTCACCTTTAATTTTAGCACTACATGATCAATGATTTCCTTAGCAAGGTCAATTTTAGTGGCTTCTGATCCTAAAGACAATCTGGCTTGAACAAGATTAACAAGGCTACCTCCGCATAAAGCTCCAAACACACCAACCTGACAGTTGTCTGTTTTTCCAATCTGGCCGCAGTACTGCCTTTTCACCCCTGCAGAGAGCTTCCCCTTTTTAGGATTGCCGCTTTCATCAACTATAAAACAAGTATCGTCTTCCAGTCCACACTGTTGTAAAAGATGCCAGAAGTCTAAAGTTATCTTATCCATCAGCTTCGAATAACACCACTTGCCAACGGTTATAAAATGGTGTAAGCATTGCTGACTAGTATTCTGAAGTTCCTGAGCCATCACCTGGCAATTACGTCGTCGACTAACCATTAAGCCCTTCAAATAAGAAGATGCATTTGCTGTTCCGTCTTTTGTCTTGCTTTTAAAGTAAAATGTGAAGCTGAGAAGAAATTGTAACAACCGACTCTCTACGAGTCGGAAATTGCTTATTTTCGACTCATATTTTTGTTTATTAATTAAGCCCGTTCGGTTTCTACTGTTTGGGCTTTTCTTTTGGGATGATGCAAAGGTATGCAAAACCCGCTTCCGTGCAAAGTTTCGACTATAATATGTAAAGAACTATAATTTGACTAAACAGAGGTAATCTTTTTTGTTTTTGTAAATTTGTCCCACAATTCATATGTAT
This Chitinophaga sancti DNA region includes the following protein-coding sequences:
- a CDS encoding Cthe_2314 family HEPN domain-containing protein, with product MNTSEIISNTQFSLKVLTLAAPIYSAHINDIFKERKSKVPFPEYGSPKEIFIKNVFERVATLNSYSDELESLLVFFDIDLQSISSIYSDKIDPESYLKYHYDNFIIRLATSLDLCGKLGNFIFNLGINERYCYAHSFVKRLSETASAKILQDASDYLEHYVQQRNAKVHASKSENNVFEKVVYWNEMGRLIKNDEMATDALLATLTKEQIRDEIDQMREIIDKTVGYIAEFLETMSSQFDDRLGVL
- a CDS encoding toll/interleukin-1 receptor domain-containing protein, with the protein product MKLISQRDGWVNTGETWLFTSSQLEELINCINLKFNIMARCTAPVRGHRTASAAAECPACGNRYRSYSSPSSYSSSYSASENFSSRNSGTAITKNTKPRWSRAGSAIMYTPAEVRTLTPVRENVEKRSSMPELRDVFLCHAWDDRKGPAKELHDLLESKGVSVWFSEKDVLLGSPLLREIDKGLVKSRIGIVLVTPSLLQRLKGEGIADKELSALLARDLLVPIVHNTNYEALREVSPLLGSRSGLSTSEDTMVEVAAKIAELVIVL
- a CDS encoding IS4 family transposase, producing the protein MNRGNSILNRLFANSVHSIRRLASNDSEAKAIYRFLQNDHVSEDDIIRNMSSNCVSCVGNRPVLCIQDTSDVNLYNHKNRIKKDDYIGTTNAATNGLGFHIHPGFVIDAESFMPYGFSTIKIWNRSHEQAKKDVSHQKKMLPIEGKESYRWIESSLKSKNILQSASEIIIIQDREGDIYEQFALVPDSKTHLLIRAKTNRIVQEKQKLFEYLGSQPLQGSYEVKVEGDKRRSTTKRTATIEVRFSTVTIRGNQYIDRNLPRNITLYAIEAKEVGDDIKNPIHWRLLTTKKVEDLQTALLCIEWYTCRWVIEEVFRILKKEGFNIEASELSQPKAIRKLCLMMLETIIKLFIMQIAYSIPEESCPQSCFSAEEIVCLEQQIEQLEGKTDKLKTHIHLPI
- a CDS encoding AAA family ATPase — its product is MKIAVIGAHKVGKTTLAEEILECLPGYTLHIEPYHALEESGYIFSDIPDVHDFIKQFEYSVKQISKSGENIIFDRCPIDILAYVHAIDEARNIEQLFETAQIVINAIDLIVFVPIEEPDLISCQKSDLPKLRYRVNDILNDWIWQLDIKTIEVNGALFNRRDQVINKIAF
- a CDS encoding transposase; protein product: MLLSFIYPLKTQTSSEAEKNFVRDSGRNARFGSANHYVNTCFWRSHQQQEVDRVINAAAESFNAKIKAFRNAMRGVRDVEFFLFRLSKIYPCHTNPPRNST
- a CDS encoding IS701 family transposase → MVSRRRNCQVMAQELQNTSQQCLHHFITVGKWCYSKLMDKITLDFWHLLQQCGLEDDTCFIVDESGNPKKGKLSAGVKRQYCGQIGKTDNCQVGVFGALCGGSLVNLVQARLSLGSEATKIDLAKEIIDHVVLKLKVKVKWVCFDAFYGRDANLLCYLIKIGLPFVADVPDSHGIWLEAFQMRVPVSVPGKRGPKNVYARPNRESISIRKYMSGLKKKDWTWMKIRHQSKGKKLFAWFHCREIYIFNPLTEKRQVLQLLIRKDVDGTIKYSLCYKPGASIKELAYMQCKRFFIEKSFREGKKELGLNEYQTRSAQSWHKHMAMVMLAQLFLNTQKLFCYEEKVWVTTQDIILLIRSVLKLTLRSIRNIIDDILAKQPPDYRKMKKLLFIRI